ATACTTGTTGTGCACCACGCACATGACGTAGATGAATGCGAGGGAAACGTTCTGATAAATGAACAGCTGCATGTTATTCCCAGGATTCTGCATATTTACCAGCGTGTTCACCACCATCAGTACGATGAGGAACAGCAGGTTGACCACCAGCCCGTTCTGGAAAAAGTTTCTGAATGTCATACAGGCGGCAATTTAATACGAACCATCCGTATTCCGCACCCGTTATCTGATGTCTTGCATTCGTCATTTCCCGCGGCGCGTTGATCAATCGGCGCTTGCGGGTTTCCCGGCTTCGGCGCACCTTTGCACCGTTATATAACTCCGCCATGTAAACCTGACTATTTGTTTGTTGATCGCAACTCCAAACGGGCCGGCCCGGCTGCTGACGAAGCGGCTGCGCCGGCCCTGTTTTTTTACCCGGTTCCTGACGAATATCAGCCGCGGGCTATCCCTTCCCGGTCTTATCTTTATGCTCAACATGGAAGCAACTTTTACCATCATTGGCGGCGGCATCGCCGGGCTTACGGCCGCCATCGCCTTGCGCCGGCAGGGCATCGACCCGCTGGTGTTCGAAGCTGCGCCGGAACTGCATCCCGTTGGGGCGGGCCTGGGGCTCGCAGCCAATGCCATTAGGGCTTTGGCGCTGCTGGGCGTCGAAAAGGAGATCCTTGCCAAAGGGCGCTTCCTGGAAGGCATGGCGTTCAGGACGGATAAAGACGCGCTGCTCATCCGCATGGATACCGCAACCATCACCCAACGCGCAGGGCAGGATAACTTCTGCATCCACCGGGGCGACCTGCACGAAGCGCTTCTGCATCACCTCGACCGCTCCCGCATATTCACCGGCAAGGCCCTGGAATCGGTAGTGCACGACGGCGGGCGGCTGCGGCTGCGGTTCCGCGACGGCAGCGAGCATCTGACGGATTATCTGATAGGGGCCGACGGCATCCATTCCGCCGTTCGCCATGTGGTGCTGCCGGATGTGCAGCCCCGTTACGCCGGGTATACCTGTTGGCGCTGTGTGGTGCCGGGCGCCCAGCCGAAGGGGCTGCAGGGAGTGGAGGAGATCCTGGGCCCGGCGGGCCGCTTCGGGATCGTGCCCCTCGCGGGCAACCGCACGTACTGGTTCGCCTGTGTGAACGCGCCCCGGCGCGATCCCGGGATGCAAAACGCCGATGCGGCGGCACTGGCACATATCTTTGCCGCGTACCCCGCCAGGGTGCTGGATTTGCTGAAAGCCAGCGAAGGGCAGCCGCTCATCTGGGGAGACATTACCGACCTGCCGGCAGGGCACCGTTATGATCACGGGAATATCGTCCTCATCGGCGACGCCGCCCATGCCACCACGCCCAACATGGGACAGGGCGCCTGCCAGGCCATCGAAGATGCGGTGATCCTTGCGGCTGAAATTGGCCGCCACCGCAACGATCCGGCGGAGGCTTTCCGGCGGTTCACGAACCGGCGGCTGGAGCGGACGCGCATGGTGGTAAGGCGTTCCCGCATGATGGGGCAAATGGCGCAATGGCAACACCCGGTGCTGAGGGCGTTGCGGAATATGCTCTTCCGGCTTACCCCGCAGGCGGTGTTCCGCCGCCAGCTGGTAGCGCTGTATAATGTAGACCTGACCTAGCCGTTTTTAGAATTTTTCGAAAAAATGGCGGAATGGTTTGAAATCTGAAATTAGTTCCTACCTTTGCACCGACTTCAAACACATGAACATTACCGTACATACACATCATCACCATACTTGCCAAACCGGTAAGCAGGGAATGCTGTAGTTGTACTGACAGATATTCACCATCGAAAGGCTTACCGGATGCGGTAAGCCTTTTTTGTTTCAAACCGGAATCAAACATGAAACTGCGAATTGCCATTCAGAAATCAGGGCGCCTGCACGAAGACTCTATCAAACTGCTGAAGGAATGCGGGATAGACATCAACAACGGCGTGAACAAACTCAAGACCGAGGCTACGAATTTCCCGCTGGAAGTGTTCTTCCTGCGCGACGACGATATTCCGCAGTACGTGGAAGACGGCGTGGCCGACCTGGGGATCGTGGGTGAGAATGTAGTGCTGGAAAAAGGGTACCCCCTCGAAACCGTGGAAAAACTGGGCTTCGGAAAATGCCGCCTGGCCATCGCCGTACCCAAATCCATGGCTTATAATTCCGTGCAGGACCTGCATGGCAAGCGCATCGCCACCAGCTACCCGGTGATCGTGAAAGATTTTCTGAAAAAAGTGAATATCGAAGCGGAGATCCACGAGATCAGCGGCTCCGTGGAAATCGCGCCGGGCATCGGTTTGGCGGAAGCCATCTGCGACCTCGTGAGCAGCGGTTCCACCCTGTTCATGAACGGTCTCAAGGAAGTGGAAAACGTGCTCCGCTCCGAAGCCGTGCTGGTGGCCAACAGCAAGCTCACCGAAGAACAGAAGCAACTCCTCCGCAAGCTCGTGTTCCGCATCCAGGCGGTGAAGAAGGCCAAGAATACCAAATATGTACTGCTGAACGCGCCCAACGACAAGCTCCCCGAGATCATCGGGCTGCTCCCGGGCATGAAGAGCCCCACCGTTCTGCCCCTCGCGGAAGCCGGCTGGAGCTCCGTTCACTCCGTACTGAACGAAAACGATTTCTGGGATATCATCGAAAGCCTCAAAGCCGCCGGCGCACAAGGTATCCTCGTTGTTCCCATCGAAAAAATGGTCATCTAAAACCTCCGCCATGCAAATCATCCGATACCCGGAAAAAAATACCTGGAACACACTGCTGCAAAGGCCCGTGCTGGACAACTCCCAGCTGGAAGCAACCGTTTCGGCCGTGCTGGCGGACGTGAAAAAGTATGGAGACGAAGCCCTTCGCCGCTATACCCTCCAGTTCGATAAAGTACCCCTCACCAGCATCCCCGTGCCCGCGGAAGCTTTCGAAGTCGCAGACAGGCTTCTGGGCGACGACCTCAAAAACGCCATCCGCACCGCCGCCGCCAATATCGAAGCCTTCCACCGTGCGCAGGTAGAAGACGTAACCGTCATCGAAACCATGCCAGGCGTGCAATGCTGGCGCAAGCCGGTAGGCATCGAGAAGGTAGGTTTATATATACCCGGCGGCACCGCGCCCCTGTTTTCCACCATCCTCATGCTCGCCATCCCCGCAAGGCTGGCGGGTTGCAGCGAAATCGTGCTGTGCACGCCTCCCGGGAAGGACGGTAACATCCACCCCGCCGTGCTCTGGGCCGCGAGATTCACCGGCATTAGCCAGGTGTTTTCTATCGGCGGTGTGCAGGCCATCGGAGCCATGGCCTACGGAACGGAGTCCGTGCCGAAAGTGTATAAAATCTTCGGTCCGGGCAACCAATACGTGACCTGCGCCAAGCAGCTCGTTAATGCCGCCGGCACCGCCATCGACATGCCCGCCGGGCCTTCGGAAGTAGCCGTGTTTGCAGACGAGGCCTGCGTGCCCGCCTTCGTGGCGGCCGACCTGCTGTCGCAAGCCGAGCACGGGGCCGACAGCCAGGTGCTGCTCGTGACCACCTCCGAAACCGTAATTACCGCAGTGGAAGCGGAAGTGCGGGCGCAGCTGGAGAAATTGCCCCGAAGGGAGTTTGCCGCCAAAGCGCTGGAGAACAGCAAACTGGTG
Above is a genomic segment from Chitinophaga pollutisoli containing:
- the hisD gene encoding histidinol dehydrogenase, coding for MQIIRYPEKNTWNTLLQRPVLDNSQLEATVSAVLADVKKYGDEALRRYTLQFDKVPLTSIPVPAEAFEVADRLLGDDLKNAIRTAAANIEAFHRAQVEDVTVIETMPGVQCWRKPVGIEKVGLYIPGGTAPLFSTILMLAIPARLAGCSEIVLCTPPGKDGNIHPAVLWAARFTGISQVFSIGGVQAIGAMAYGTESVPKVYKIFGPGNQYVTCAKQLVNAAGTAIDMPAGPSEVAVFADEACVPAFVAADLLSQAEHGADSQVLLVTTSETVITAVEAEVRAQLEKLPRREFAAKALENSKLVLVRDRDEAMDMLNDYAPEHLIMACENDEALATRVVNAGSVFLGNYSPESAGDYASGTNHTLPTNGYATAYSGVSVDSFVKKITFQRLSREGLQAIAPAIEAMAEAEGLDAHKQAVSIRVRYIQNDSSFK
- a CDS encoding FAD-dependent monooxygenase; translated protein: MLIATPNGPARLLTKRLRRPCFFTRFLTNISRGLSLPGLIFMLNMEATFTIIGGGIAGLTAAIALRRQGIDPLVFEAAPELHPVGAGLGLAANAIRALALLGVEKEILAKGRFLEGMAFRTDKDALLIRMDTATITQRAGQDNFCIHRGDLHEALLHHLDRSRIFTGKALESVVHDGGRLRLRFRDGSEHLTDYLIGADGIHSAVRHVVLPDVQPRYAGYTCWRCVVPGAQPKGLQGVEEILGPAGRFGIVPLAGNRTYWFACVNAPRRDPGMQNADAAALAHIFAAYPARVLDLLKASEGQPLIWGDITDLPAGHRYDHGNIVLIGDAAHATTPNMGQGACQAIEDAVILAAEIGRHRNDPAEAFRRFTNRRLERTRMVVRRSRMMGQMAQWQHPVLRALRNMLFRLTPQAVFRRQLVALYNVDLT
- the hisG gene encoding ATP phosphoribosyltransferase codes for the protein MKLRIAIQKSGRLHEDSIKLLKECGIDINNGVNKLKTEATNFPLEVFFLRDDDIPQYVEDGVADLGIVGENVVLEKGYPLETVEKLGFGKCRLAIAVPKSMAYNSVQDLHGKRIATSYPVIVKDFLKKVNIEAEIHEISGSVEIAPGIGLAEAICDLVSSGSTLFMNGLKEVENVLRSEAVLVANSKLTEEQKQLLRKLVFRIQAVKKAKNTKYVLLNAPNDKLPEIIGLLPGMKSPTVLPLAEAGWSSVHSVLNENDFWDIIESLKAAGAQGILVVPIEKMVI